The following coding sequences lie in one Spinacia oleracea cultivar Varoflay chromosome 1, BTI_SOV_V1, whole genome shotgun sequence genomic window:
- the LOC110780027 gene encoding ribulose bisphosphate carboxylase small subunit, chloroplastic 2, whose product MASSVLSSAAVATVSRTPAQASMVAPFTGLKSTVGFPATKKNDDITSLASNGGRVQCMKVWPTQNMKRYETLSYLPPLTTDQLARQVDYLLNNKWVPCLEFETDHGFVYREHHNSPGYYDGRYWTMWKLPMFGCTDPAQVLNELEECKKEYPNAFIRIIGFDSNRQVQCVSFIAYKPAGY is encoded by the exons ATGGCTTCCTCCGTCCTCTCCTCCGCCGCTGTCGCCACCGTCAGCCGTACCCCGGCTCAAGCCAGCATGGTGGCTCCTTTCACCGGCTTGAAGTCTACCGTAGGCTTCCCTGCCACCAAGAAGAACGATGACATTACCTCCCTTGCTAGCAACGGTGGAAGAGTCCAGTGCATGAAG GTATGGCCAACACAAAACATGAAGAGGTACGAGACTCTATCGTACCTTCCACCTCTTACCACAGACCAGTTGGCGCGCCAGGTCGATTACCTTCTTAACAATAAATGGGTTCCTTGCCTAGAATTCGAGACTGAt CACGGATTTGTATACCGTGAGCACCACAATTCCCCAGGGTACTATGACGGTCGTTACTGGACAATGTGGAAGTTGCCCATGTTCGGGTGCACTGACCCGGCCCAGGTTTTGAATGAGCTCGAAGAATGCAAGAAGGAGTACCCCAACGCCTTCATCCGTATCATTGGATTCGACAGCAACCGTCAAGTCCAATGTGTCAGTTTCATTGCCTACAAGCCTGCTGGCTACTAA